One Kushneria konosiri genomic window, GGCGACGATACTGCTTGGGCAGCGACTTCATCAGCGCAATGACCTTGTCACGACGAAGGCCCGGCACCAGCCATTCCAGCCGCTCACCCGGCAGGGTGGAGAGCATGGACGCCGGTACCGTGATGGTGACGCCGTCATCCGGCTCGTTGGGCGCAAAGTGATAGGACAGCGGATAGCGAATCCCGCCGCCCTGATAGCTCAGTTCGAGCGTATCGGGATACTGCTCGACCGTCACCTCACTGGCTTCACGCGCCAGCAGGGTCTCCATGTCGAGAAACAGGATATTGGCATCCTGCTGCTCGGCGTGGCGCCGCCAGCGCTCGAAACTCTTGCCGTTATAGATATCGGCAGGAAGACGCGCTTCATAAAACTCGAACAGCGTCTGCTCATCCACCAGAATATCGCGGCGACGAGCGCGATCCTCGAGGTCCTCGACCTCCTCGATCAGCGCTCGGTTGTGCTCGAAAAAGGCACCGTTCGTCTGAAACTGTCCTTCCACCAGCGCATGACGGATGAACAGCTCCCGGGATTCCTCGGGCGCAATAGGGCCATAGTGCACCTTGCGGCGCGCAACGACTGGCAATCCGAACAGCGTGACCTGCTCATAAGCCACGACCTGGGCTCGCTTCATTTCCCAGTGTGGTTCGCTGTAGCTTCGCTTGGTCAGATGTACAGCGAGCGGCTCGATCCATTCCGGTCGGATGGCCGCCACCTGTCGAGCAAACAGGCGTGTTGTCTCCACCATTTCGCCCGCCATGATCCATTTGGGCGTACGTTTGGCAAGCCCGGAGCCCGGATGAATCATGAACTTGCGATTGCGCGCACCCAGGTATTCCCGTGGCTCCTTGTCGGAGCCGGCATGTAGCCCCAGGTTGGACAAAAGCCCGGTCAGCAGTGCCTGATGGAGACGAGCAATATCGGGCTCACCCTCGTTTTCGACCAGCGAAAGCTCGCGGGTGAGCTGCTTGAGCTGCCGATAGGTATCGTGCCACTCGCGCAGGCGCAGATAGCTCAGGTAGTTGTCGCGACACCAGCGTCTCAGCTGATTGCCGGATAGTTCGGCACGGCTGGCTTCGAAGCCCTGCCACAGATTGATCCAGGCGGTGAAATCGGAGTCCTTGTCCAGCCACTGACGATGCTTTTGATCTGCCGCCTCGCGTTTCTCGGCCGGCCGCTCCCTCGGGTCCTGAATGGAGAGCGCACTGACCACGATCAGCGTTTCGCGAAGGCTGCCGAACTCACTGGCGGCCAGCACCATGCGCGCCAGGCGCGGGTCGATCGGCAACCGTGCCAGCTGCCGACCGGTTTTGGTCAGATGCTGGCGCTCGTCCACAGCCCCCAGTTCAAAGAGCAGACGAAAGCCATCCTTGATAAAGCGGCTGTCCGGCACATCCACGAAAGGGAATCTGCCGATATCGCCAAGCCCCAGCGACAGCATGGAGAGAATGACCGACGCCAGATTGGTGCGCTGAATCTCGGGCTCGGTGTAGGCCGAACGCGACAGGTAGTCCTCTTCGCTGTAGAGGCGAATACAGACACCTTCGGCGATACGGCCACAGCGCCCGCGACGCTGATCGGCGCTGGCCTGACTGATCGGCTCGATCGGCAGACGCTGTACCTTGGCGCGATAGCTGTAGCGGCTGATGCGCACCAGTCCCGGGTCGATCACATAGCGAATGCCGGGCACGGTCAGCGACGTTTCCGCCACATTGGTCGACAGCACAATACGTCGGCCCGTGTGCGGAGCAAACACCCGGTTCTGCTCGCTATTGGAAAGTCGTGCATACAGCGGCAGCACTTCGGTATCGCGCAGCTCAAGCTTGCGTAGCGTATCGGCCGTTTCGCGAATCTCGCGCTCGCCGGGCAGAAAGATCAGGACGTCACGCGGGCCGGTGTACCAGCGCTTTTCACGCTCGATACGTCCGATTTCCTCGACGGCCGCCACAATGCCTTCCTGCAGCGTTTGATCTTCCTCTTCACGCTCGTCACGCACCAGCGGGCGATAATGCGTTTCCACTGGATAGGTCCGTCCGGATACCTCGATGACCGGCGCCGGTGTGACGGAGCCATCGTTGTGATGCTGGCCAAAGTGACGTGAAAAACGCTCCACATCGATGGTGGCAGAGGTAATGATGACCTTGAGGTCGGGGCGATCTGCCAGCAGCCGCTTGAGATAGCCCATCAAAAAATCGATATTGAGACTGCGTTCGTGCGCCTCATCGATGATGATTGCGTCATAGCGCAAAAGCTGCGGGTCATGCTGGGTTTCGGCCAGCAGGATCCCATCGGTCATCAGCTTGACCCGAGTGGTCGGATCGGTCTGATCGGTAAAGCGCACCTGATAACCAATGGCGCTACCGAGCGCACTGTTCGTTTCCTGCGCCAGTCGCTGTGCCACGCTGCGAGCCGCCAGCCGGCGCGGCTGGGTATGGCCGATCAATCCGCGAACGCCCAGGCCAAGTTCCAGACACATCTTGGGCAGCTGCGTGGTCTTGCCGGAACCGGTCTCGCCAGCTATCACCACGACCTGATGATCGCGAATGGCCTTCACAATATCGTCATGACGCTCGGAGACCGGCAGCTCCGGAGGATATTCAAGCGTCACGGGCTGACCAAGACGTCCCTGAACCTGAGCTGCAGAGCGCGTCAGCCGGGCATCGATATCCTTTAACGCCCTGTCGACAGGCTGACCGCGGCGAATGCGCCCGGTCAGGCGCTCCAGACGCTGTCCCTGGGTTACGGCATCGCTGATCAGCACGTCATCAAGGCGGCGACGCAGTGATGCATGCGCCTGCTGCGCCGACTCACTGGAGTCAGTCACGTTCTCGCTCAAGGTACCCTCTGGACTTTTGAAACCGCCAAGGCGGTAGTGACAACGGTCATGACATGGCCATGACCGCTCGATGGAAAGGTGTTTCAACAACTCAAAAACACAGGGATTATTGTAGCGCCAATCAGGCCCTGGCGGCCAATCGCACCACCGCTCAGGAAGCGTTCTGATGCTCGCCTGACAGTTCATCACGCAGCATGCGGCGCAGGACCTTGCCAACAGTGCTGCGCGGGAGTTGATCGCGAAACTCGAAGCGCCTGGGCACCTTGTAGCCGGTCAACTCCTGTCGACACCACTGCTTGAGCGCCGACGCGTCAAGATTTGCGCCATTTCGCGGCACGATGAACGCCACCACACTCTCTCCGCAGTCTTCGTCCGGCACACCGATGACCGCCACCTCGTGAATGTCTTCGTGCCTTAAAAGCACATCCTCGACTTCATTGGGATAAACGTTGAACCCGGAACTGACGATCATGTCCTTTTTGCGGTCCACGATCCGTACAAAACCATCCTGCTGAAGCACGGCGATATCACCTGATCGAACCCAGCCGTCCTCGGTGAGCGTTTTAGCAGTCTCCTCGGGAAGGTTCCAGTAGCCCTTCATGACCTGCGGCCCCTGTACACAAAGCTCACCAGGCGTGTCGTAGCCCAGTGGCTGATCGTTATCATCGAGCACCTTCAAAAGCGTGCCGGCGACCGGCCGGCCGATGGCGCCCGGCTGAATCCGGTCCGGCGGATTGACACATACCACCGGTGAGGTCTCGGTCATGCCGTAGCCCTCAAGCACAGCAGAGCCTGTCACCTCATACCAGCGATTGGCCGTGGTCGTGTTGAGCGCCATACCGCCCGAGACGCTGAGCTTTAAATGGCTGAAATCCAGCTTTCTGAAATCATCACGCCGACACAGGGCGGCAAACAGCGTATTAAGACCGATAAAGGCCGAGAAGGGCTGTTTCCCAAGCGTTTTGACAAAACCATCCAGATCCTTCGGATTGGGAATCATGACGCTGTGGCTGCCGGTTTCACAGCCGAACATGCAGTTCACGGTGAACGTATAGATATGATAAACCGGCAGAGGCGCGATGATGGTTTCCTGACCCCGTGTGACGGCACTGCCCAGCACTTCGCCGGTCTGGCGCATGTTGGCCACCAGATTGGCATGCGAGAGCATCGCTCCCTTGGGCGTGCCGGTCGTGCCACCGGTGTACTGAAGAATGGCAAGATCATCATCACGTCCCCAGCGACTATCATCCACCTGCCCCTTGTGCTTGAGGATCTGCCGCATGCCGACGGCATCGGGCAGATGGTAGCGCGGCACCTGACGGGCAATGTAGCGTGCACCGAGATTGTATTTAAGACGCGACGGCAATGGGTGCAGGTCCGCCACCTCGGTGACCACGACGTGGGCAATCGGCAGACGCTTGAGCACGGCTTCAAGCTTGTGGGCCATGTGCGCAAACACCACCACACCACTGACGCCGGCATCAGCGAACTGGTGATACATCTCGTCGGCCGTGTACAAGGGGTTGGTATTGACGATCACCAGACCCGCTTTTAGCGCTCCGAAAACAGCTACCGGATACTGCAAAAGGTTGGGTAGCACGATTGCCAGCCGATCACCTGGCGACATGTCGGTCTGCTCAATGATCCAGTGCGCAAAACGGTCCACCAGCGTCTTCATTTGCGCATAGGTCAGCGTACTGTCCATGCAGGTAAAGGCAGGGCGATGGGCATACTGCGCGCAGGCCTTTTCAAACACATCAAGGATCGATCGGTAGCCGTCGTCCCCTTCGAGCGCTGGCCCTTCAAGCATTGCCGTTGTCTTCTCGCTCATGCCGTCTCCCGGTCATCATGGCGCTTGCAGCCAGGTATCGTTTCATGGAAAACCCCTAAAATAGCATGAAAGCCTGTGAACAAGGCGGAGTCCCGGGGCTCGACGAAGGTCGCGACCTCTCGGCACAATGGCGTAGGCATTTTTACCCTGTTTCTATCAGACAGCTTACTGACACGGAGCACGCGATGAGCAATATTCTGGAAGACAACTCCCAGGCAATCGGACAAACACCACTGGTCAGGGTTCGACATCTGACCGACCATCCTCGCGTTTATGCCAAGCTCGAATCGCGCAATCCTGCGCTGTCAGTCAAGTGCCGTATCGGTGCCAACATGATCTGGGACGCCGAAAAGCGGGGCGTTTTAAAGCCGGGCATGGAGATCATCGAACCCACCTCGGGCAACACCGGTATCGCACTGGCCTTTGTGGGCGCAGCCCGTGGCTACAAGGTCAAGCTGACCATGCCGGCGTCGATGAGCATCGAACGTCGCAAAGTGCTCAAGGCACTGGGGGCCGAACTGGTGCTGACCGAACCCGCACGTGGCATGAAAGGCGCCGTGGAGCGTGCCACCGAACTGCGCGATGCAGAACCCGAGCGCTACTTCATGCCCTCCCAGTTCGAAAATCCGGCCAACCCTGAAATTCATGAAAAAACCACCGGTCCCGAGCTGTGGGACGCCACTGACGGCGATTTGGACGTTCTGGTGGCCGGCGTCGGCACTGGCGGCACCATCACCGGGATCTCGCGCTATTTCGAGAAGACAAAAGGCAAGACACTACACAGCGTCGCCGTAGAGCCGGCAGAATCCCCGATCATCGGGCAGCGTTTGCGTGGTGAGGACATCACACCCGCCGGCCACAAGATCCAGGGCATTGGCGCCAACTTCATCCCGGCCAACCTGGATCTGGACTATATCGATCAGGTCGAAGCCGTCACCAGTGAAGACGCCATGGCCATGGCGCGCCGCCTGATGAGCGAGGAAGGCATGCTGGTGGGTATCTCCTGCGGCGCTGCCATGGTCGCCGCCCTGCGTCTGGCAGAAGACCCGGCCTACCGTGACAAGGCCATTGCGGTCATTTTGCCCGACAGCGGCGAGCGCTATCTCTCGACTGCGCTGTTTGAAGGCATGTTTACCGAAGAAGAACTGAGCTGACAGACGCGGCGTGGATAGCCAGAAACGCCGCAGACACCCGGAGGTGTCTGCGGCGTTTGATATTCAAGGGGCTTGCAGACCCTGAAGTATCAGGCCAGAGCAGCTTGCAGTGAGCTGACATGACACCGCTCACCATCGCAAAAGGCCATGGCCTCGCCGGGATGCATGTCCTGCCAGCCCGACTCGCTGGTCAGAGGCGTTGTGGCCAGCAGGGTGTAGACCGTAGTGCTGTCGCAGCGGCTGGCCAGGTCGACATGTTCACCGCTGTCCAGCGAGGTCACGGTGGCAAAGGGAGCCCGACGAGTGAGCCAGCACATCTTCTTGCTGCAGTAGGTATAGAGGACCCGACCATCACTGAGCATCATGTTGAAAACGCCCATTTGTGCCAGCTGATCACCACACTGGCGTAGCTGCTCACATACCGCCATGAAGTCCTCGCTGTCTGCATCCGCAAGCTGATCCATCAGCCAGCAAAAGGCATGCTCACCATCGGTGGTGCCCATCGGCGTGAATCTACCGGACAGCTTGAGCGCTTCAAACCCATGGAGCTGCCCCTGCATGATATAGCTCCAGCGCTGGCCGCCTGCTTCACGAGTAAAGGGATAGGTATTGCGAATGTCAACGCTGCCCTCGTTGGCCTGACGCAGATGTCCCAGCATGTTCAGTGCCGGGATTTCGTCATCGCCAAGCAGGGTGGCCAGCGGAGACTCCACGGCCGGTCTCAGGTCATGAAAGTCGTGATAACCATCGCGGCGGTAAAATCCGACACCAAACCCGTCTCTGTGCGGACCGTTGGCCCCTCCGCGATGTCGGAAGCCACGCCAGCTGAAACCGGTACTGACCGGCTGATTGGCGTTCATGCCCAGTAGTTCACACACTCGGGTCTCTCCTCTGTCGAGGACGCTGACGTCGCAGGCGACGCCGTCGATAGGCAAGCATCAAAAAGAGCAGCAACAGTACAGCGGCCACTCCCCAGGCACGAGGGTCCTGCGACCAGTGCATGATCTGCGCTCTGGCCGCGGGCCAGTTTTCCTGCGCCAGAGACCAGAGACGCTGCAGCGACCAGGACTGATCTTCATCGCCCTCTTCGGGAGAGGCCATCCTTTCGCCGCTGATCGCATCCCGATCAAGCCGGGCTCCGGAAAGCCGGGTCGCGACATCGCTGTTGAGCACCACCGGCGGCAGCGGAATCTCGAGAATTCTATTATCCAGACCTACCGTGGCGCTCAGATCAACCGGAACGGATTCATCAGGCAGGTTGTCGGGCAGTGTCACCTGCCAGCGGTCCGCTGCCAGCGGCCTGACCTCGAGAGTTTCTCCCTGCAGCTGCGCACTGATACGCGTATTGTCACGCGTCAGACGAGGCCAGGCGGCGGTCAGGGTAATGCGTGACTGATCCTTGGAGAGTGTGGCATCAATAATCGGCACCACATTGACACTGTGCGTCAGCAGGCGCGCAAATGACTCGCCACGTGCCTGGAGTGCGAGCTCTGCATTACCCGTTTGATCAATACGTTCAAGGCGCCCACGGTAATGGCCGTCTGACTCGCGCTGCAGGCGGGTACTGGTGATATCGCCCTGCGATCCGCGTAATACGGCATCGACGGCTGGGTGCTGCGCGACGTCACTACCCTGATCGCTCATGCCTTCCAGCCAGACATCCAGGGGATGGTCAATATGAGCATACAGCGTGGCCGGGATGCTGGCACTGCGCAGCTGAAGGCCTGAATCGATCAGGATGCGCGAGCCGGCACCGACCGGCCCCTCGATCTGCCACTGGCCGGAAGCGGGTTCGGGCACGGTAATCAGCTCATAGCGATCATCATGACGCCAGCGACTCGCCCCGCCCGGGGCATCGATGCTCAAACGCTCGCCATTCGGGCCGATCAGGGTGACCGGCCCCTCGCCCTGATCATGAAAGATCAGCGCCGTAAATTCGCGTACCTGGTCATCGACCCGAAACCGGCCCTCTGCCAGCGGCAATTGCTGACGTGGTGCCACCTGATCGAGTACATCAAGAAAGGAGCGCAGCAGCGCCTGAGAATCCTCCGCCACCGAGGCCAGCCCGCCGGTCTGCTGCGAAATGGATCGCATCAGGTCAATATCGGCATTACGAGATAACGCGATGGTGTGGATGACCACGTTTTGCCCGGCAAGATCCGGGGCCAGCGTGTTGATAATGCGCTCGCGCGAGGCGCGATCCCGGCCGGTCTTGTCGCTGACGGCCGGGACATCCACCATGCCATCGGTCAGCACGATAAGATGCGTCCTGCCATCCCCTGTTACTCCCTGGGTGGCAAGATTGAGCGCCGACTCGAGATCGGTAAACTGCTCATAGCGCGTCAGTTGAGGCAACACGGACAGCGCACGCTGGCGCCACTGATCATTGACGACACCCATGGCCAATGGGTTGGCCACATGCTGGCCAAAGGTCCATAGCCCTGCACGCACATCATCGGGCAACAGATCCACCATCAGGCGAACCCCGCTGGCACGCAGGTTATCGGGGTCGTTGTTTTTCATGCTGCCGGAGACATCGATGGCTAAACGAACGTCGCCCTGCTCGGGCAAGTCCTGCGACGTCGCCTGAGCCGGCAGCGCCATCAGGGTCAGCAACAACCATACACCTGTCATCAGCCACCGATACAGCATAGGGCCTATCTCCCGAGCGAAGGTTCCCGTCGCGCCGGCGCATCTTCCCGACGTTGCCGTGAGGCATCACGATCATCCCGGCGGTCTCTGGTTCGAGCCCCTCCGGAACGGTCATCGTCATCATGATCACGTCGACCGCGGCGGCCGATAAAGAAGGTCACCAGCATCCCCAGCACTGCACCAATGGCCATCGGAGCACCGCCAAACAGGATCTGGCCACCGTTATTCTGCAAAAAGCCCACGGCAGTCACCACCAGAGACGGTGCCCAGCCCGAATAGCCAAGTTCCGATTGCGGGCCGGGAACTGAAAAGAACGCCGGCATCCAGAGCAGCCCTGCAACCGCCCCGGTAACCAGCCAGCGCGGCAGGCGTGGTAAAAATGAAATGGCGAAGTAGCCGAAGACCAGCACCGCAACGGATAATACGAACCAGCATAGCCACAATAGTGGGATCGAGTCTGAAATCAGCACGCCCTTGATACCTCCGGGTTAAATACAACGATCAATGTTACACTGCACATTATGAAAGAACACCCATCTCCCGCGCCGGTGGCGCGCTTCAAAAAAGTCGAAGACCCCCACTGGCACTGGCTTGAAAACCGTGACGCGCCAGAGGTGGCCGAGTTTCTTGAAGCCGTAAACCTTGAATGTGATCAGTGGTTTGAACCACTTGAATCGCTCACACAGACCCTGTTTGACAGCCACCTCGCCCGACGCGAGCTGGCCGTGACCGGTCTTGCCACCCCCTTTGACCATTTCGTGTACTGGAGCGAAACGGCGGCGGATGCCGACTACCCGGTCTTCTGGCGCCATCCGCTCGGTGAAGGCTTCGATCATCTCGATGTCGAGCGTCGTGGTCACGAGTGTCTGATCGATCTTCAGGAACTCTCCCGGCACAGCAGCTTTCTCGAGCTGGGGGACCTGTCCCTGTCCGAAGACGAACAGTGGATGGCCTGGACGCTGGACACTCAGGGCAATGAATATTTCGATCTCTACCTGCGTCATTTGCCCGATGGCGAGACAATTCGTCTGGAGCGCGGCATCGGGCCCGATCTGTGCTGGGCCGAAGACAACGCCACTGTGCTCTTTACGCGCTATGACACCACCCAGCGTCCGGCGACGGTCTGGCGACGTCACCGCCATCATGATGATGCCGTCTGCAT contains:
- a CDS encoding class II glutamine amidotransferase, with protein sequence MCELLGMNANQPVSTGFSWRGFRHRGGANGPHRDGFGVGFYRRDGYHDFHDLRPAVESPLATLLGDDEIPALNMLGHLRQANEGSVDIRNTYPFTREAGGQRWSYIMQGQLHGFEALKLSGRFTPMGTTDGEHAFCWLMDQLADADSEDFMAVCEQLRQCGDQLAQMGVFNMMLSDGRVLYTYCSKKMCWLTRRAPFATVTSLDSGEHVDLASRCDSTTVYTLLATTPLTSESGWQDMHPGEAMAFCDGERCHVSSLQAALA
- the hrpA gene encoding ATP-dependent RNA helicase HrpA, which encodes MTDSSESAQQAHASLRRRLDDVLISDAVTQGQRLERLTGRIRRGQPVDRALKDIDARLTRSAAQVQGRLGQPVTLEYPPELPVSERHDDIVKAIRDHQVVVIAGETGSGKTTQLPKMCLELGLGVRGLIGHTQPRRLAARSVAQRLAQETNSALGSAIGYQVRFTDQTDPTTRVKLMTDGILLAETQHDPQLLRYDAIIIDEAHERSLNIDFLMGYLKRLLADRPDLKVIITSATIDVERFSRHFGQHHNDGSVTPAPVIEVSGRTYPVETHYRPLVRDEREEEDQTLQEGIVAAVEEIGRIEREKRWYTGPRDVLIFLPGEREIRETADTLRKLELRDTEVLPLYARLSNSEQNRVFAPHTGRRIVLSTNVAETSLTVPGIRYVIDPGLVRISRYSYRAKVQRLPIEPISQASADQRRGRCGRIAEGVCIRLYSEEDYLSRSAYTEPEIQRTNLASVILSMLSLGLGDIGRFPFVDVPDSRFIKDGFRLLFELGAVDERQHLTKTGRQLARLPIDPRLARMVLAASEFGSLRETLIVVSALSIQDPRERPAEKREAADQKHRQWLDKDSDFTAWINLWQGFEASRAELSGNQLRRWCRDNYLSYLRLREWHDTYRQLKQLTRELSLVENEGEPDIARLHQALLTGLLSNLGLHAGSDKEPREYLGARNRKFMIHPGSGLAKRTPKWIMAGEMVETTRLFARQVAAIRPEWIEPLAVHLTKRSYSEPHWEMKRAQVVAYEQVTLFGLPVVARRKVHYGPIAPEESRELFIRHALVEGQFQTNGAFFEHNRALIEEVEDLEDRARRRDILVDEQTLFEFYEARLPADIYNGKSFERWRRHAEQQDANILFLDMETLLAREASEVTVEQYPDTLELSYQGGGIRYPLSYHFAPNEPDDGVTITVPASMLSTLPGERLEWLVPGLRRDKVIALMKSLPKQYRRQVVPIPDWADAALSALTPGNVSLTSALAEFLRQKTGIRLSADEWRPEQLPAHLIMNIRVVNHEGQVLGEGRDLNALIERFEQEAVAGTKAMAGDALSQQGLTQFPSGALPQSHVRDQAGIRVEAWPALVDEGGTLGVTLFDHPDKAYAQHRHGIKRLAMRRLPDQVRFLARDLPGLERCVLLYANVGTRRDLVDDFIEAVFLKVFAFDPLPRDQAAFEARLESERSQLHETAESLVALLERILKRHLEVSKALKGRVAFNLALSFSDVRAQMQRLVYPGFISAAGEWLVQYPRYMEAAQIRLEKAPREVRRDQLAMEEVNDFQRRLEERRRRQGSNALQERALEDFGWWLEELRVSLFAQQLGTLAPVSTKRLERQWQELTAS
- a CDS encoding AMP-binding protein → MSEKTTAMLEGPALEGDDGYRSILDVFEKACAQYAHRPAFTCMDSTLTYAQMKTLVDRFAHWIIEQTDMSPGDRLAIVLPNLLQYPVAVFGALKAGLVIVNTNPLYTADEMYHQFADAGVSGVVVFAHMAHKLEAVLKRLPIAHVVVTEVADLHPLPSRLKYNLGARYIARQVPRYHLPDAVGMRQILKHKGQVDDSRWGRDDDLAILQYTGGTTGTPKGAMLSHANLVANMRQTGEVLGSAVTRGQETIIAPLPVYHIYTFTVNCMFGCETGSHSVMIPNPKDLDGFVKTLGKQPFSAFIGLNTLFAALCRRDDFRKLDFSHLKLSVSGGMALNTTTANRWYEVTGSAVLEGYGMTETSPVVCVNPPDRIQPGAIGRPVAGTLLKVLDDNDQPLGYDTPGELCVQGPQVMKGYWNLPEETAKTLTEDGWVRSGDIAVLQQDGFVRIVDRKKDMIVSSGFNVYPNEVEDVLLRHEDIHEVAVIGVPDEDCGESVVAFIVPRNGANLDASALKQWCRQELTGYKVPRRFEFRDQLPRSTVGKVLRRMLRDELSGEHQNAS
- a CDS encoding VWA domain-containing protein, encoding MLYRWLMTGVWLLLTLMALPAQATSQDLPEQGDVRLAIDVSGSMKNNDPDNLRASGVRLMVDLLPDDVRAGLWTFGQHVANPLAMGVVNDQWRQRALSVLPQLTRYEQFTDLESALNLATQGVTGDGRTHLIVLTDGMVDVPAVSDKTGRDRASRERIINTLAPDLAGQNVVIHTIALSRNADIDLMRSISQQTGGLASVAEDSQALLRSFLDVLDQVAPRQQLPLAEGRFRVDDQVREFTALIFHDQGEGPVTLIGPNGERLSIDAPGGASRWRHDDRYELITVPEPASGQWQIEGPVGAGSRILIDSGLQLRSASIPATLYAHIDHPLDVWLEGMSDQGSDVAQHPAVDAVLRGSQGDITSTRLQRESDGHYRGRLERIDQTGNAELALQARGESFARLLTHSVNVVPIIDATLSKDQSRITLTAAWPRLTRDNTRISAQLQGETLEVRPLAADRWQVTLPDNLPDESVPVDLSATVGLDNRILEIPLPPVVLNSDVATRLSGARLDRDAISGERMASPEEGDEDQSWSLQRLWSLAQENWPAARAQIMHWSQDPRAWGVAAVLLLLFLMLAYRRRRLRRQRPRQRRDPSV
- the cysK gene encoding cysteine synthase A, coding for MSNILEDNSQAIGQTPLVRVRHLTDHPRVYAKLESRNPALSVKCRIGANMIWDAEKRGVLKPGMEIIEPTSGNTGIALAFVGAARGYKVKLTMPASMSIERRKVLKALGAELVLTEPARGMKGAVERATELRDAEPERYFMPSQFENPANPEIHEKTTGPELWDATDGDLDVLVAGVGTGGTITGISRYFEKTKGKTLHSVAVEPAESPIIGQRLRGEDITPAGHKIQGIGANFIPANLDLDYIDQVEAVTSEDAMAMARRLMSEEGMLVGISCGAAMVAALRLAEDPAYRDKAIAVILPDSGERYLSTALFEGMFTEEELS